The following is a genomic window from Doryrhamphus excisus isolate RoL2022-K1 chromosome 3, RoL_Dexc_1.0, whole genome shotgun sequence.
TTTATTTCAGCATAAGCTTTTTAAACTAACTTTTGTCAACATTACTACTAGTGCTATTTctacttgcaaatttccccactgtgggacgaataaaggcatcttatcttatcttatcttacttcTGCATCAGCGAAAGCACTTCTGATTTTAAAACTCTTACTTGCTACTGAAGCTAATCCTGCTTTCATATTGATCTATAGTACTTATATGCAGGTAAAATGAACTAGCTTGCCTGCAGCATTGGTTTTGATAAATGTTTATGAAAATGTAATCTCCTGTATGTGCATTTACcgtgttttacatattttctctttttttccaaatccactactatgttttaaaaacattttcattataaATACCTGCTGCATGCAGTAATAGATAAATGGGTTTTTACTGTTGgattttacatttcaattatattgatgtctgatgtttaattttctttgtttctgcaGAGTGGCTTTGAAGATGGATACTCCTGTGATCCTAAAGATCATATTGACTGATGGCAGCTCTCAGAGGTTGACACTCTCACATGGACTCCCTGAAACAGTTGATGACCTTATTGTTGAAGTAAAGAGACAATGTGGACTTCAGGGCAACTTAAAACTTCAATTCATGGACTCCTTGTTTGGAAACGAGTTTCTCAACTTAACCTCAATGTCAGAGGTGGACGACAGAGGCACTCTTAGAGTTATTGATATGTCGGCCCACCACTATGCAACATGATGATAACTCTACTGTGCTTAATTCAGTCCTACACCTCCAAGCATCAAGTCCTTGCTCAACAACTGGCTCTTCATCACGGCCAGGTGAACTTGTGGATACAGACATACTGTCATCAAGTGAGTCTACAAGCTCACGGTCCTCCTGTCCAGCTGTGTTTCATGTACCTAAGTTCTCCTATGACACAGAGTTAAAACTTCAGCAGGCAGGTTTAGTTTACATTCAAAATGGCACTGCACTTATTCCAGATCCCAAGTTGAAGTCAGCTATTCTTGTTGGATTAGTGCAGCAAATTGTGCAGTATAAAGTGTATGTCACTGATAAGGAGATGGAACAGGTAGCCCAGAGTCTCATCAAGAGACATGCATGTTTAACTGAGAAGGGCTCCAGCACTGGATGTGGTGGATGgaaaatgagtttaaaatatAAACTGTCTAACTATCGCACACATCTGAGAAAACTTGGATGCCCAGAAGTGACGGTGAActccataaaaaacaaacctgcTGGAAAGCACAGtgcagcttttggcatcaaaaaGGCAAAGAGAGCAGAAGTTAATTTTTGCCCAACATACCCATCAGCAGAAACTGAGGAGAGTCTAGAAGCCATGCGGAAAGCTTTACTCTTGGATGTAAGGAAGAGGAACAACCGAGAGGTTGTCAAGCTCAACATGGAAAAGACTTTCGCATTGAGAAGACATGAGGTTGTTCGTGATGCACCGATGGTGGATGATTTCATGGCGAGATGGCCTGCTTTGTTTGAAGTCAGTGAGGTAAGGCTGATCTCATGCTGGGTTTTCATCTTAGATTTGCTGttgattaaaatgaaaagcTTGTATGCACTGGCAAATTGCTAATGTACCTGATAGCACATCGTTTGTATGTGCTTCATCTCCCTCTTGCCTGTCCTGGTCTGCTTTGTGTGATGGTGACATTCTCCCTGAATCCTCTGTGCTTTTTCAGATCAACGCTGAATTCAAGAGAATCACGACTGTACCACTTCAGTCCAAGTTCTTTTCTCAGGTGGACCTCCACACTGACAACTTGACAAGGCTGTTCCAGAAGAGAGGAGGACAGCTAGGTGAACGGCTCAAAAGAATCACTGCACAAATTGCCAATGTAAGTAATGCAGGGCTCTCGCAATCAAAAATTCTTTCTGCTATTTTgcatttacttttcatttttgtcctttCACTGTTGCATCCTTTTGTATCATCTTAAACTGTTCCTCTGTTTCCTTATTTATCTTCATATTTGTCTACCTCctctttcttttctgtttttttcctgtttctatTTTCTACTTCCTCTTTTTCTAAGTCCCTTCAGTCCTCCTCTCACATGGAGTACACGGCAAGGCTCTCACAGTCATAGGAAACTTGCATACATAGGAAAAGAAATGTGCACCCATAGGACAGTTTATACCAGGAGATTAAAGCGATATTCTACTTTGCCAGATTAGTCCACTAAATATGTACTCTCCTCCATTCTGATGTGATGAGTGAAGATCTTCAgttcacaaaacaatgcttGAGTTTTAGGAGAAAGAGGGTAGCCTCATCCAGTACAATGGCAGTGAATGGTGACCACAGATGAAacgttaaaaaaagaacacaaaacgtCTCCATCCTGCTTGTGTGGTGTAATCAAGTGTCTGTGAGCCACAACTTTAAAAATTGACCGTGAAAGATGCCGTTTACACCATGTTTTTAGCCAACTGTAGCCTGTAGCTGGATGTCAAGATGGCGTCGATCTTGCGAGGCTTCCGCATTTTCATCCATTGAGAGATATACGAAGTctcacatattacatatttagtgGATTAAACTTACAAAGTGGAGTATCGCTTTAAGGCACATGTGGTGAATTAAGATGCTAATCTAGAAATGTCCTTTCAGTGTGATGATGTAGATGCTGGACGAGAGTGCATCATTAAAGGAGTCTGTGTCTACATGGGCGAAGATCCAGATAACCTCCTACAGGAATATGTGGTATGTATATGAATCGGTGCTTGTGTTCTTCTTCCGCTCTTCTCTTGTTCCCATTCTTGATCATTGTGTGGAAATTGTTTATTGATTAAAAGAATATAgtatattctgttttttaagTCAATTGTTTTACTGTTTCACAACCAAAAATCATTACAGCGTTTCTTGTTGCTGGTAAATGAACTTACAGGTAGAATAGAAGGTTCTCAAGACTTGTTGTGAAATTCATTAAATATCTGATTGCCTGCCAACAGTCTGATCTGTGCGCGTGTGCTGAAAAAGAGTCCTGTGTTGTCTCTAAATTTGCCTCCATTCTAACTTTGACCTTACTAGATCGAGTGTCACTATTTTGTTTATCCTTTTCTCGATGGGGCTTGGTGATTAGGTTTGACTTACCTAACTTCTTTACTtaccttttgtctgttttgcacAGAGCCTGGATCAGAACACGATCAACAAGGCCATTGAAGACACTACAGTTGGTATATATGTTGTCAAAGAACATGCTTCAAGTGATGAAGCAGAGGACATTGGCATTGTTCTTGAAGGCATCAAGGTGTTACAAAACCTTGATAATGTAGCATTAggtgttgctgttttatttggatTGATGTATGCGCTGAACCTCAGCTATCCTGCTGACCTCCGCTACACTTTTGAGGTAATTCAAAAGATCTGGATGGAACTGGATCGAGGGAAACTTTCCAACAGAGCACTTGCTCTGAAAAACAGGCTCCATCAGTGAACAGTTCAGACTGGATTGACTGATTTTGCACAGGaaaaagcagtgatatttaacTAAATTCTGTCGCAACTGATGCTTTTAGTCTGAGAACTAAGGAGCTACATCAGACTCACGTCAGACAAGTCCAAGATACAGGTACAAGTTGTTTTGGAGTGAAAAAGGAATGTGACTTCACACAAAATCTGTCACATTTTCATGTCATCTTTGGCTATCCACCTGATCTTGCCCGTGATGTTTTTGAGGGTATAATCCCAGTGGAGCTTGCTTGTTGCTTAACAGTGCTTATTTCCAGAAAGTATTTTACATTAGTTGACCTGAACAATGCCATTCTGAAGTTTCCCTACAAATGGGCTGACAGGACAAACAAACCTCATGCAGTGTCAca
Proteins encoded in this region:
- the LOC131125789 gene encoding uncharacterized protein LOC131125789, which codes for MQHDDNSTVLNSVLHLQASSPCSTTGSSSRPGELVDTDILSSSESTSSRSSCPAVFHVPKFSYDTELKLQQAGLVYIQNGTALIPDPKLKSAILVGLVQQIVQYKVYVTDKEMEQVAQSLIKRHACLTEKGSSTGCGGWKMSLKYKLSNYRTHLRKLGCPEVTVNSIKNKPAGKHSAAFGIKKAKRAEVNFCPTYPSAETEESLEAMRKALLLDVRKRNNREVVKLNMEKTFALRRHEVVRDAPMVDDFMARWPALFEVSEINAEFKRITTVPLQSKFFSQVDLHTDNLTRLFQKRGGQLGERLKRITAQIANCDDVDAGRECIIKGVCVYMGEDPDNLLQEYVSLDQNTINKAIEDTTVGIYVVKEHASSDEAEDIGIVLEGIKVLQNLDNVALGVAVLFGLMYALNLSYPADLRYTFEVIQKIWMELDRGKLSNRALALKNRLHQ